From the genome of Spirosomataceae bacterium TFI 002, one region includes:
- a CDS encoding ApaG protein, translating into MVFSITKGIKVSVKTEYQSFYSNPQQNHFVFSYKVFIENHGDHTIQLLRRHWYIVDANGFKREVEGEGVVGYQPTLEPGQRHEYVSGCNMNTQIGKMYGQFQMIRILDGEVFEVQIPEFLMEVPYLLN; encoded by the coding sequence ATGGTTTTCTCCATCACCAAAGGTATTAAAGTAAGTGTAAAAACGGAATATCAATCGTTCTATTCCAATCCTCAGCAAAATCACTTTGTGTTTTCGTATAAGGTTTTTATTGAAAACCACGGAGATCATACGATCCAATTACTTCGTCGTCACTGGTATATTGTTGATGCTAATGGCTTCAAACGTGAAGTGGAAGGTGAAGGTGTGGTAGGTTACCAACCAACACTAGAGCCTGGTCAAAGGCATGAATATGTGTCAGGATGTAACATGAATACCCAGATTGGCAAAATGTACGGTCAATTTCAAATGATTAGAATTCTTGACGGAGAGGTTTTTGAAGTTCAGATTCCTGAATTTTTAATGGAAGTTCCTTATTTGTTAAACTAA
- a CDS encoding CarboxypepD_reg-like domain-containing protein — translation MKKGKLFNLAIVFLLFGSVAMAQTIAVTGTVSGESGGLPGVSVLLEGSTQGTMSDVNGKYSINVPANGTLKFSFIGYLAQSVKVNNKSIINVSLVEEQTNLSEVVVTALGLGVDINEKEAAKYPIGTKSNWQVRKEDGTILRP, via the coding sequence ATGAAGAAAGGAAAACTTTTTAATCTAGCAATTGTGTTTCTGCTTTTCGGCTCAGTAGCCATGGCACAAACCATAGCAGTTACAGGGACCGTCTCTGGCGAATCAGGAGGCCTACCCGGAGTGAGCGTCTTGCTCGAAGGGAGCACACAAGGAACAATGTCGGATGTAAATGGGAAATACTCAATTAACGTTCCCGCCAACGGAACCTTGAAATTTTCATTTATTGGTTATTTAGCTCAGAGTGTTAAAGTGAATAACAAGTCTATTATCAATGTAAGTCTTGTGGAAGAACAAACGAACCTATCGGAAGTGGTAGTAACAGCCTTAGGCTTGGGCGTGGATATCAATGAAAAAGAAGCAGCTAAGTATCCAATAGGAACCAAGTCCAACTGGCAAGTTAGAAAAGAAGATGGAACCATCTTAAGGCCATAA
- a CDS encoding 4Fe-4S binding domain-containing protein — protein sequence MDKIKNIGLVLIVSALVLWIAALFSNSFVLTEEIFKSQVSEKHQVLLESRIKPIFNEEFGNVFTFSNKVNGAINEINAEFDAKQEWGSKINDKYELTLSKASAQGWLASNPQTGFFIIFGLLFAGAFLYILPDLNLLKGIKNDGIFFNPATAAKWLGIVLGSLMISFYILLYFFPQYISNWILMLDGLSELMNGGKASQWFLYGFLYTIAVVVMGVRMLIKYRHNKYQQVRTASVMFFQLVFAFLIPEILTKLNMPSADLKNMWPLDYSFFFDYRIDQKIEAGTFGTFLFVWGIVLFAIGVPVMTYFFGKRWYCSWVCGCGGLAETLGDPFRQLSDKSLKAWKFERYIIHGVLVFAILMTTGVLYTYFTGSYTMLGFIPTESLKSWYGFGVGAIFSGVVGTGFYPIMGNRVWCRFGCPLAAYLGLVQRFKSRFRITTNGGQCISCGNCSTYCEQGIDVRAYAQKGQDIVRSSCVGCGICSAVCPRGVLNLENADPNTRNI from the coding sequence ATGGATAAAATTAAAAATATAGGTCTAGTTTTAATTGTGAGTGCATTAGTACTCTGGATCGCAGCATTATTTAGTAACAGTTTCGTCCTAACTGAGGAGATTTTCAAATCACAGGTTAGCGAAAAACATCAAGTTTTACTTGAAAGTAGGATAAAGCCCATATTTAACGAAGAATTTGGTAATGTTTTCACATTCAGTAATAAGGTTAATGGAGCAATCAATGAGATCAATGCTGAATTTGACGCCAAACAAGAATGGGGAAGTAAAATCAATGACAAATACGAATTAACGTTAAGCAAAGCTTCTGCACAAGGTTGGCTGGCATCCAACCCACAAACTGGTTTCTTTATCATATTTGGTTTATTATTTGCTGGGGCATTTCTTTACATTTTACCAGATCTCAATCTTTTAAAAGGAATCAAAAACGATGGTATCTTCTTTAATCCAGCAACTGCTGCCAAATGGCTAGGAATTGTGTTGGGCAGCTTAATGATAAGTTTTTATATACTTCTTTACTTCTTCCCGCAGTACATCAGTAATTGGATTTTGATGCTTGACGGATTAAGTGAACTCATGAATGGTGGAAAAGCAAGTCAATGGTTTCTCTATGGATTTTTATATACCATTGCAGTAGTAGTTATGGGTGTAAGAATGCTCATCAAATATCGTCATAATAAGTATCAACAAGTACGAACAGCGTCGGTGATGTTTTTTCAGTTAGTATTTGCCTTTCTTATTCCTGAGATATTGACAAAACTAAATATGCCATCTGCCGACCTTAAAAATATGTGGCCACTTGACTATTCCTTCTTTTTCGACTATAGAATTGATCAAAAAATAGAGGCTGGTACATTTGGAACCTTTCTATTTGTATGGGGAATCGTACTATTTGCAATCGGAGTGCCTGTCATGACTTATTTCTTTGGTAAACGCTGGTATTGTAGTTGGGTTTGCGGCTGTGGAGGCTTGGCGGAAACGCTAGGAGATCCATTCAGACAATTATCTGACAAGTCGCTTAAGGCTTGGAAATTTGAAAGATATATCATTCATGGTGTATTAGTTTTTGCCATTTTAATGACCACTGGTGTACTTTACACCTATTTTACGGGAAGTTATACCATGCTAGGCTTTATCCCTACTGAGTCTCTAAAGTCATGGTATGGTTTTGGAGTGGGAGCAATATTCTCAGGAGTAGTTGGTACTGGTTTTTACCCTATAATGGGAAACAGAGTTTGGTGCCGATTTGGTTGTCCTTTAGCTGCTTATCTTGGATTGGTTCAAAGATTCAAGTCGAGATTTAGAATTACAACCAATGGTGGTCAATGCATCTCTTGTGGAAATTGTTCTACCTATTGCGAGCAAGGTATTGATGTAAGAGCTTATGCTCAAAAAGGCCAAGACATTGTACGTTCTTCATGTGTTGGATGCGGAATATGTTCAGCTGTATGTCCTAGAGGAGTATTGAACTTAGAAAATGCTGATCCAAACACTAGAAATATTTAA
- a CDS encoding arginine deiminase, whose amino-acid sequence MELRVDSEITSLQKLIIHSPDSGLGKVVPSKAQDWLFEDIVHLETIRRKEYDVYVKILLYFLDPEKIKGRVSELKNTKERGFFKPNSPEYFSSENVIEFENLLTKVLEDDQVKTQLVAAVCALEECSYREMQSFLKFDNEELTKILITGSTTDGSMYFPPIPNLIFTRDIGIVVNDHLLLNKPARLARSRESLLAKYVFFNHPLFENSRENIIEVEEDEDHFLLPENEQYTRVDTLEGGDVMMVAPNHLLIGISERTSVEAAKQVIAKLFERKVLEKVTLIKIPAKRDYMHIDTVFTQIKRNVWVVLGSIARSAERAQRDSIWEELGQSQVAEQLVIHQFLRNKTNRRFENLEDLLISISRDDLKCTEEVKFVYSGNNEFPYGAREQWTDSCNLLVIKEGVAIGYDRNDRTSKAFENAGFQCYEANDLLELFDSGELDPETIENTIILLPSAELSRARGGSHCMSMPIQRANFF is encoded by the coding sequence ATGGAATTGCGAGTAGACAGCGAAATTACATCGCTTCAAAAACTTATCATACATAGTCCAGATAGTGGACTTGGTAAAGTAGTACCCTCCAAAGCACAAGATTGGCTTTTTGAAGATATTGTTCATTTAGAGACCATAAGACGAAAAGAATATGACGTTTACGTTAAGATTCTTCTATACTTTTTGGATCCCGAAAAAATCAAAGGACGAGTAAGCGAATTAAAGAATACCAAAGAACGCGGTTTTTTCAAACCAAATTCACCTGAGTATTTCAGTTCCGAAAACGTAATAGAGTTTGAAAACTTATTGACCAAGGTTTTGGAAGACGATCAAGTGAAAACCCAACTCGTTGCGGCTGTGTGTGCATTAGAAGAATGCTCATATAGAGAAATGCAGAGTTTCTTAAAATTTGATAACGAGGAATTAACTAAGATTTTAATTACAGGTAGTACAACAGATGGAAGCATGTACTTCCCTCCTATTCCAAACCTGATTTTTACTAGAGATATAGGCATTGTTGTAAATGATCATTTGCTTTTGAATAAACCCGCTCGTCTTGCTCGCTCAAGGGAGTCTTTGCTTGCAAAGTATGTTTTTTTCAATCATCCTTTGTTTGAAAATTCAAGAGAAAATATCATTGAGGTTGAAGAAGATGAAGACCATTTTTTATTACCCGAAAATGAGCAATACACAAGAGTAGATACATTGGAAGGCGGTGACGTCATGATGGTTGCACCAAACCATTTGTTGATTGGAATAAGTGAAAGAACGAGTGTTGAAGCAGCCAAGCAAGTAATAGCAAAGTTGTTCGAAAGGAAGGTTTTGGAAAAAGTAACCTTAATAAAAATACCTGCAAAACGTGATTACATGCACATTGATACTGTTTTTACACAGATCAAGAGAAATGTTTGGGTTGTGCTTGGTTCTATAGCAAGATCTGCTGAACGTGCACAGAGAGATTCTATTTGGGAAGAGCTGGGTCAAAGTCAAGTTGCTGAACAATTAGTTATTCACCAGTTTTTGAGAAATAAAACAAATCGACGTTTCGAAAACTTAGAAGACCTACTTATTTCAATTTCTAGAGACGACCTAAAATGTACCGAAGAAGTAAAATTTGTGTATTCGGGTAACAACGAATTTCCGTATGGTGCTAGAGAACAATGGACTGACTCCTGCAACCTATTGGTGATCAAAGAAGGCGTGGCGATTGGTTATGACCGAAATGACCGTACAAGTAAAGCTTTTGAAAATGCGGGTTTCCAGTGCTACGAAGCAAATGACCTTCTAGAACTTTTTGATTCTGGAGAGCTTGATCCTGAGACTATTGAAAATACAATTATTTTATTGCCTTCTGCCGAGCTTTCTAGGGCACGAGGTGGATCTCACTGTATGAGTATGCCAATTCAAAGAGCTAATTTCTTTTAA
- a CDS encoding Pyridine nucleotide-disulphide oxidoreductase — translation MHCVIIGNGISGITAAREIRKKSDYEITVISKETEHFFSRTALMYIYMGHMKYEHTKPYEDWFWEKNRINLVFEEVSSVDFKRKELKLSSNKSMLYDKLILACGSIPNKFGWKGQDAIGVQGLYSYQDLESLEERSDKIKTAVIVGGGLIGIELAEMLNSRGKNVVMLVREDSFWDNVLPSQESLMINEHIAEHHIDLRLASELDEILTNSANEVTGIKTKAGEEIACEFVGLTVGVRPNIDFLKNTDLEIDRGIVINEFFETNIPDVYSIGDCAQHSKPPSGRRPLEQIWYTGKIMGETLASVLTGNKKAYNPGVFFNSAKFLDIEYQTYGTVLAKRQEGVSSFFWKHPKEHILVTIHYNASDKKLVGINTFGIRMRHEVWKKWLENEQTITYALEHLHEANFDPEFYKTHEESILSKYNMENMTDLKSTKRNKTFFGKLFS, via the coding sequence ATGCACTGCGTTATAATAGGAAACGGGATAAGTGGAATAACCGCTGCTCGAGAAATAAGAAAAAAAAGCGATTACGAAATTACTGTAATATCAAAAGAGACTGAACATTTTTTCTCTCGTACAGCACTCATGTACATCTACATGGGACACATGAAGTATGAACACACCAAACCTTATGAAGATTGGTTTTGGGAGAAAAATAGAATAAACCTGGTATTTGAAGAAGTCTCTTCAGTAGATTTTAAGCGGAAAGAACTCAAACTGTCTTCAAACAAAAGTATGCTTTATGATAAGCTTATTTTGGCTTGCGGATCAATTCCTAATAAGTTTGGTTGGAAAGGTCAAGATGCAATTGGAGTACAGGGGCTATATTCTTACCAAGATTTAGAAAGTTTAGAAGAAAGAAGTGATAAAATCAAAACCGCTGTAATTGTAGGTGGTGGTTTAATTGGTATTGAGCTCGCCGAAATGCTTAATTCGAGGGGTAAAAATGTTGTAATGTTGGTGAGAGAAGATTCGTTTTGGGATAATGTCCTCCCATCTCAAGAATCATTAATGATTAATGAACATATCGCAGAACATCACATTGACCTAAGATTGGCATCTGAATTAGATGAGATTCTTACAAACTCGGCTAACGAAGTAACAGGCATAAAAACAAAAGCTGGAGAGGAAATAGCTTGTGAGTTCGTTGGGCTCACTGTAGGAGTTAGACCCAATATAGATTTCCTCAAAAACACCGATCTAGAAATTGATCGTGGAATTGTGATCAACGAGTTTTTCGAAACTAACATTCCCGATGTTTATTCTATCGGAGATTGTGCACAACACAGCAAGCCTCCTAGCGGTAGAAGACCACTTGAACAAATATGGTATACCGGTAAAATAATGGGTGAAACATTGGCTAGTGTACTCACAGGAAACAAAAAGGCATATAATCCTGGAGTTTTCTTTAACTCAGCTAAGTTTCTAGATATAGAATACCAAACTTACGGAACAGTCCTTGCGAAAAGACAAGAAGGCGTGAGCTCGTTTTTTTGGAAACACCCCAAAGAGCATATTTTGGTAACTATTCACTACAATGCTTCAGATAAGAAACTTGTTGGAATAAATACTTTTGGAATTAGAATGAGACACGAAGTATGGAAAAAATGGCTCGAAAATGAGCAAACCATTACCTATGCTTTGGAACACCTTCATGAAGCAAACTTTGACCCAGAATTTTACAAAACTCATGAAGAAAGTATTCTCAGTAAATACAACATGGAAAACATGACGGACCTGAAGTCCACGAAACGTAACAAAACCTTTTTCGGAAAATTATTTAGCTAA
- a CDS encoding Iron-regulated ABC transporter ATPase subunit SufC gives MLKISDLHARIEEKEILRGINLEIKPGEVHAIMGPNGSGKSTLASVLAGREDYEVTSGSIEYQGKDLLELAPEERAGEGIFLAFQYPVEIPGVTTINFLKTALNQIKKYRGEEALDAAQFLKLMRQKAKLVKIDDALLKRSLNEGFSGGEKKRNEIFQMAMLEPTLGLLDETDSGLDIDALRIVADGVNQLRDANRSFVVVTHYQRLLDYIVPDFVHVLYNGRIVKSGDKSLALELEEKGYDWIKEEVDGPTVNA, from the coding sequence ATGTTAAAAATCAGCGATTTACATGCTCGAATTGAGGAGAAAGAGATTTTAAGAGGCATAAATCTAGAAATAAAGCCAGGTGAAGTTCATGCTATCATGGGCCCAAACGGAAGTGGAAAAAGCACACTTGCTTCTGTATTGGCAGGAAGAGAGGACTACGAAGTAACATCTGGTAGTATAGAATATCAAGGAAAAGATTTATTGGAACTTGCTCCAGAAGAAAGAGCGGGCGAAGGAATATTTTTAGCTTTCCAGTACCCGGTTGAAATTCCTGGAGTTACAACTATTAATTTCTTGAAAACTGCTCTCAATCAGATTAAAAAGTATAGAGGTGAAGAAGCTTTAGATGCAGCTCAATTTTTAAAACTAATGAGGCAAAAGGCCAAATTGGTTAAAATTGACGATGCTTTATTAAAAAGGTCTCTTAATGAAGGTTTTTCTGGTGGAGAGAAGAAAAGAAATGAAATCTTTCAAATGGCGATGCTTGAGCCTACACTTGGATTATTAGATGAAACTGACTCGGGACTAGATATTGATGCATTACGTATCGTTGCAGATGGTGTAAACCAGTTAAGAGATGCGAATAGGTCATTTGTAGTGGTAACTCACTATCAAAGACTGCTAGATTACATCGTTCCAGATTTTGTACATGTGTTATATAATGGTAGAATCGTAAAATCAGGCGATAAGAGCTTGGCTTTGGAACTTGAAGAAAAAGGGTACGATTGGATAAAGGAAGAGGTAGACGGACCAACAGTAAACGCATAA
- a CDS encoding TonB-dependent Receptor Plug Domain yields the protein MKNYLSIIIIGLLLVLSDQVSAQQTFRLSGMVIDSTDGNPMPGATIMLSYKSLIVATDRKGQFEFNVPVGDFAIITKFVGYRASRGFINFKGDTTITIVLDKISNELSEVIVAAKASQNLKRPILGVSSLNIKTLRKIPTAMGEVDILRGLQMLPGVSSVGEASNGVNIRGGTTDQNLMLLDDAPIFNPTHMFGLFSAFPSEAVSGVDLYKGNVPARYGGRASAVMDVQLAQPSLEQFSMEGGVSFVSNRVKMDIPLITDKMGIMISGRGAFNDWALPLVSKQLKDLKANFGDASAKLFYKMNSKNTLSLSSYYSYDFFRTESLGSIGEINSTSTDFRYSTLNFSGKWFTAINNNLNLQTTLVSSQYQPSILLPELNSGKTPEIRQDIDFKRIATNLNYYFGKHKIEGVLDATYYELNPGELLPNGSTAVRNIATPIEKGLELAIGIEDEVEISDALTISAGMRYSNYRSLGPGLVNVYRENSELSSFNLIDSVFVGKGETMASYGGLEPRVGIRYALNKRNSLKFGFNIMRQYLQVISNTTTPIPTSRWKSSDTHIKPQVSNLYTLGYFKDTKTGIYEYSIEGYFRYTQNVIDYKPGADFLLQAYPETELLQGVNKSYGIETMVSKKKGEVTGWINYTWARSFNKINSGEGFSQSVNFGNWYAANYDRPHTFNASMIINQGKHHDFGFNFTYSTGRPYTTPVGFVKFSDASFPFYTVRNNSRIPDYHRLDFSWNIYQPSMKDKKWKGNWTFTVYNLYGRKNAYSIFMRTEGLVAKPYKLTVFGAPIVSLAYNFKFL from the coding sequence ATGAAAAATTATTTAAGCATAATCATTATTGGTCTTTTACTGGTATTAAGCGATCAGGTATCAGCACAGCAAACTTTTCGTTTGTCTGGTATGGTAATAGATTCTACCGATGGAAACCCAATGCCTGGAGCTACTATAATGTTATCATACAAGAGTTTGATAGTTGCCACTGACCGTAAAGGTCAATTTGAATTCAATGTTCCAGTAGGTGATTTTGCAATTATTACAAAATTCGTTGGATATAGAGCTTCTAGGGGGTTTATAAACTTTAAAGGAGATACGACGATAACAATAGTTTTGGATAAAATATCTAATGAATTGAGCGAAGTGATAGTTGCAGCTAAAGCATCTCAAAACTTAAAACGCCCCATTCTTGGTGTGAGCTCACTCAATATCAAGACACTTAGAAAAATCCCAACAGCAATGGGTGAAGTTGATATTTTGCGGGGCCTTCAAATGCTCCCTGGCGTTAGCTCTGTGGGTGAGGCAAGTAATGGAGTAAACATAAGAGGAGGAACCACAGATCAAAACCTCATGCTTTTGGATGATGCCCCTATATTTAATCCTACGCATATGTTTGGCCTATTTTCAGCTTTCCCATCGGAGGCTGTATCTGGGGTTGACTTGTACAAAGGTAACGTTCCCGCCAGATATGGTGGAAGGGCATCGGCAGTTATGGATGTGCAATTGGCACAGCCTAGCTTAGAACAATTTAGTATGGAAGGTGGAGTAAGTTTTGTTTCTAATAGAGTTAAGATGGATATTCCATTGATCACCGATAAAATGGGGATAATGATATCTGGACGAGGGGCCTTCAATGATTGGGCATTGCCATTAGTTTCAAAACAGCTTAAAGACCTAAAGGCAAATTTTGGAGATGCATCGGCGAAGCTTTTTTATAAAATGAACTCCAAAAACACACTATCCTTGTCATCTTACTATAGCTACGACTTTTTTAGAACCGAATCTTTAGGATCAATAGGAGAGATAAATTCAACTTCTACTGATTTTCGATATTCAACATTGAATTTCTCAGGAAAGTGGTTTACGGCAATAAATAATAACTTAAACTTACAAACTACCCTTGTGTCTTCGCAGTACCAGCCGTCAATATTGCTGCCTGAGCTGAATTCAGGGAAAACTCCTGAAATTAGGCAAGATATCGATTTCAAGCGAATAGCTACCAACTTGAATTACTATTTTGGAAAGCACAAAATAGAAGGAGTGCTAGATGCGACATACTATGAGCTAAATCCTGGAGAATTATTACCAAATGGGAGTACAGCAGTTAGAAATATAGCCACACCTATTGAAAAAGGTCTGGAACTCGCAATAGGTATTGAAGATGAAGTAGAAATCTCAGATGCCCTAACAATTTCAGCTGGAATGAGGTATAGTAATTACAGAAGTTTAGGGCCAGGACTTGTGAATGTTTACAGAGAAAATTCTGAGTTAAGTTCTTTCAATTTAATAGATTCTGTTTTTGTGGGTAAAGGTGAAACAATGGCTAGTTATGGTGGTTTAGAGCCAAGAGTGGGAATTAGATATGCTTTAAATAAAAGAAACAGCCTTAAGTTTGGTTTTAATATCATGAGGCAATATTTACAAGTTATCTCGAATACGACTACACCCATTCCTACAAGTAGATGGAAAAGCTCTGATACACATATCAAACCTCAAGTTAGTAATTTGTACACTTTGGGTTATTTCAAGGATACTAAAACGGGTATTTATGAGTATTCAATCGAAGGTTATTTTAGATATACCCAGAACGTTATAGATTATAAACCTGGAGCCGATTTTCTATTGCAGGCATATCCTGAAACAGAATTATTACAAGGGGTAAACAAATCTTATGGAATAGAAACCATGGTTTCAAAAAAGAAAGGTGAAGTTACAGGATGGATAAATTATACTTGGGCAAGGTCTTTCAATAAGATTAATTCTGGAGAAGGATTTAGTCAGAGCGTAAACTTTGGAAATTGGTATGCTGCAAATTATGACAGGCCACATACATTCAATGCTTCCATGATTATCAATCAAGGAAAACACCATGATTTTGGCTTTAATTTTACATACTCTACTGGTCGTCCTTATACAACGCCTGTGGGATTTGTGAAATTCTCAGATGCTTCTTTTCCATTTTATACGGTTAGAAATAACTCTCGTATTCCAGATTACCATCGCCTTGATTTCTCTTGGAATATTTATCAACCAAGCATGAAAGATAAAAAGTGGAAAGGAAATTGGACTTTTACAGTTTACAATTTATATGGCCGCAAGAATGCATACTCAATCTTTATGCGGACGGAAGGTCTCGTTGCCAAACCATATAAATTGACAGTTTTTGGAGCACCTATTGTTTCCCTTGCCTATAACTTTAAATTCCTATAA
- a CDS encoding Methyltransferase domain-containing protein — protein MLFDYLKYLLKAKSLHGTHSPFIYEFYEKVFNHDQKLDIFDSVESQRQDLRSSKENIQFEDFGAGSESSGAVSQKSVASIAKRSLKRAKWGRAFHRIVSQYEISTVLELGTSLGITTSYLASANPNATIFTFEGSKSVLNLAESVFQNLQLSNIETHLGNIDETLPSFLKSCDKINFVYLDANHRLEPTLRYFDLIFPHLSEDSIVVFDDIYWSSEMKQAWKSIKEDTRVRQTIDLFEVGIVFFRKAQEREHFILKY, from the coding sequence ATGCTTTTCGATTATCTTAAGTATTTATTGAAGGCCAAGTCGCTTCATGGCACTCACTCTCCATTTATTTATGAGTTTTACGAAAAGGTTTTCAACCATGATCAAAAATTAGACATTTTTGATTCTGTAGAAAGTCAGAGACAAGATTTACGAAGTAGTAAAGAAAATATCCAATTTGAAGACTTTGGTGCCGGTTCCGAAAGTTCGGGTGCTGTTTCGCAAAAATCTGTTGCAAGTATTGCAAAGAGGTCCTTAAAGAGGGCTAAATGGGGTAGGGCATTTCATCGAATTGTATCTCAATATGAAATTAGTACGGTCTTAGAACTAGGGACTTCTCTAGGAATTACTACTTCTTACTTAGCTTCTGCAAATCCTAATGCGACAATTTTTACATTTGAGGGATCAAAAAGTGTTCTAAATCTTGCAGAATCTGTTTTTCAAAATCTGCAACTTTCTAATATAGAAACTCACCTAGGAAATATAGACGAAACATTGCCTAGTTTCTTAAAGTCATGCGATAAAATCAACTTTGTTTATTTAGATGCAAACCACAGATTAGAACCAACTTTGAGGTATTTTGACTTAATATTTCCGCATTTATCAGAAGATAGCATCGTTGTATTTGATGATATTTATTGGTCTTCAGAAATGAAACAAGCTTGGAAATCTATCAAAGAGGATACACGAGTTCGACAAACAATAGATCTATTTGAAGTCGGAATTGTGTTCTTTAGAAAAGCTCAAGAAAGGGAACATTTTATCCTGAAGTATTGA
- a CDS encoding Iron-regulated ABC transporter permease protein SufD: MSSNNMLNQLLEEFQQIKSGLNGKLELPFNQTRVEAIDNFGKLGFPTIRHEEWKYSNVKKIVGEDYNFHPKSNITKAELAPLNLPEAEGNLLYFINGVFHPELSNVIEAGKVEVMTIQEAIVAIPDFLNKYYGEITNNTDEAFTAMNTALANDGVVIHVPANTTLEQPIILRMISDVREENVGCIIRNLIVVEKNAEVKIAEAYRTLGDKKAFVNTVSEIYVDQDARVDYYKVQSESNESSHIGTTQVYQKDKSYFYSATVTLDGGFVRNNLNLILDGEYINSHMYGLYIPNGTQHIDNHTVVDHRKPNSESNELYKGILMDKANGVFNGKIFVQQVAQKTNAYQHCKNVITSDSATMNTKPQLEIWADDVKCSHGTTTGQLNDEAIFYMQSRGIPKSEAIKMQLLAFANDVITEIKIDSIREYLEAEIARKLSKI; this comes from the coding sequence ATGTCATCAAATAATATGCTCAATCAGTTGTTAGAAGAATTCCAACAGATCAAGTCAGGCTTGAATGGGAAGTTGGAATTACCCTTTAATCAAACTAGAGTTGAGGCGATTGACAATTTTGGAAAGTTAGGTTTTCCAACAATTCGTCACGAAGAGTGGAAATATTCAAATGTTAAAAAGATTGTAGGTGAAGATTATAACTTTCACCCTAAAAGTAATATCACAAAAGCTGAGCTAGCTCCTTTAAATCTGCCAGAGGCTGAGGGAAACCTTTTGTACTTTATAAATGGCGTTTTTCATCCTGAGTTGTCTAACGTAATAGAAGCAGGTAAGGTTGAGGTAATGACAATTCAAGAAGCAATCGTAGCGATACCAGATTTCTTGAATAAATATTACGGAGAAATCACCAACAACACTGACGAGGCTTTCACAGCTATGAATACCGCCCTTGCAAATGATGGCGTGGTGATTCATGTTCCTGCAAATACAACCTTGGAGCAACCAATCATTTTAAGAATGATTAGTGATGTGAGAGAAGAGAATGTGGGTTGTATTATTAGAAATCTAATTGTTGTTGAGAAAAATGCAGAAGTCAAAATTGCTGAAGCATACAGAACTCTTGGGGACAAAAAAGCTTTTGTAAATACGGTTTCTGAGATTTATGTAGACCAAGATGCAAGAGTGGATTATTATAAAGTTCAGAGCGAGAGTAACGAATCAAGTCATATAGGAACAACTCAGGTTTATCAAAAAGACAAGAGCTATTTCTACTCTGCAACAGTAACGCTAGATGGTGGATTTGTTCGCAATAACCTCAACTTGATATTGGATGGCGAGTATATTAATTCGCATATGTATGGTTTATACATTCCTAATGGAACACAGCATATAGACAATCATACGGTTGTAGATCATAGAAAACCAAACAGTGAGAGTAACGAATTGTACAAAGGAATCTTAATGGACAAAGCCAATGGTGTGTTCAATGGGAAGATATTTGTGCAGCAGGTCGCTCAAAAGACGAATGCGTACCAACACTGTAAAAATGTGATCACCTCAGATTCAGCAACAATGAATACCAAACCTCAGTTGGAGATTTGGGCTGACGATGTTAAGTGTTCTCACGGAACAACAACAGGACAGCTAAATGATGAAGCAATATTCTACATGCAGTCTCGTGGTATTCCTAAATCAGAAGCGATAAAAATGCAGTTATTAGCATTTGCCAATGATGTAATTACAGAAATAAAAATAGATTCAATTAGAGAATACTTGGAAGCTGAAATAGCTAGAAAGCTATCCAAAATCTAA